The following DNA comes from Pseudomonas sp. Tri1.
CCGTTCGGGCAACCGGGGTCGACCAATTCGTTGCGCATTGAGACGTTGCTTTAGCGCCTGTACTGGCCCCATCGCGAGCAAGCTCGCTCCCACAGGGGGGGTGTGAACCCCGCAAATCCTGTGTGGGAGCGAGCTTGCTCGCGATGAAGTCGACTCGGTCCATCAGACATACCAACCATGCCCAACCCCCACTGCCCCGACTGGGCCAACGCCCTGCTCAACGGCTTCAGCCAGATCTTCCTCCAGCGCCATCCGCTGTGTGGTCTGCTGTGCCTGCTAGCGATTCTGTTCAGCGCCCCGGCCTTGTTCGGCGGGGCGTTGCTGGGGGGCGTGGCCGGGTTGCTCACGGCCCAGCGGCGCGGTTACGCCAAGGCGGATCGGCAGGCTGGGCTGTTCAGCTACAACGGCATCCTGCTGGGGTTGCTGTTGAGCCTTGCCCTGCCCTGGTCAGCGTTATTGCCGCCGTTGATCATCGCCTGCGCGGGTCTCAGCGCGATGCTGACCCAGCAATGGCTCAAGCGCACCCGTGGCCCGCGATGCCTGTCGGCCTACACCGCCCCCTTCGTCGGGTTGGGCTGGTTGCTGTTGAGTTTCACCGCGCCACAATCCACGCCCACGTCGATAGAAATGACCATGCCCAACCTGCTGGCCGCGCATCTGAGCGGACTGGGCCAGGTCATGTTTCTCGGCCAGCCGGTGGCCGGAGCGCTGATCGCTACGGGCTTGCTGATCGCCAACCGGCGCGCCCTCGGCTGGGCCCTGTTCGGTTCGGCCGCAGGTCTTGCATTTACCTTGTTACATCACGACACCGCGCAAGCCCTGTCGGGATTGGGCGGCTACAACCCGGCCCTGGTGGCCCTGGCCTTGAGCCAACAGCGACGCCAGCCATGGCTGCCGCTGGCCGGTGTACTTCTGGCACTGCTGCTGGCCCCCGGCTTTACCGCCCTGGGCCTGGCACCGTTGACTGCACCGTTCATCCTCGCCTGCTGGCTGATCCAGGCCACCGGTCGCGCGTGGCACCAAGCCAGCCTCGACGCTGCGCCTTGCGCTCTGCGGGGCAATCACCCTAGGCTTCGCTGATTCTGATTCAGGCGACGGTTATGGACAGCAGCAACAATTGGCGTGAACGGCTCTACGTCATGATTTTCCAGAGCGACACGGTGGCCGGCCGGCGCTTTGACAGCGCCCTGTTGTTGATCATCCTCGCCAGCCTTGTGATCGTGATGCTCGACAGCATCGACAGCGTGCACAAAAACTACGCGCCCCTGCTGGCCGCCATTGAATGGGGTTTCACTTTCATCTTCATCGTCGAGTACGGCCTGCGCCTGTACTGCTCGCCCAAGCCCCTGCGCTATGCCTTCAGCTTCTACGGCCTGGTGGATCTGCTGGCGATCGTGCCGGGCATCCTGGCGTTGTATTACAGCGACGCCCAGTACCTGCTGATCATTCGAATCATCCGTATGCTGCGGATTTTCCGGGTGCTCAAGCTCAGCCCCTACCTCAAGCAGGCCAACTACCTGTTGGCGGCGCTACGGGGCAGCAAGCAGAAAATCATCGTGTTCCTGGTCAGCGTCTCGACCCTGGTGACGGTATTCGGCACGCTGATGTATGTCATCGAAGGCCCTGGCAATGGCTTCACCAGCATCCCCAAGGGCATCTATTGGGCTATCGTGACACTGACCACGGTGGGCTTCGGCGACATCGTGCCCAAGACACCACTGGGCCAAGTGGTGTCGTCGCTGGTGATGATCACCGGTTACTCGATCATCGCCGTACCAACGGGGATCTTTACCGCCGAACTGGCCACGGCCATGCGCGGTGATCAGCTCAAGCACGATTGCCCGGTGTGCAGTAAGAACAACCACGAGCAGGGCGCCGCTTTTTGCTCCCGTTGCGGGAACGCGCTGTTTAAAAAATTGGAATAAGCAAAGTTCTTTTTGATGCTTGAAGGTCTATAGGCTTGCAGCTAGTGTGCCGGCTAATTGCCCGAACCCCCGTTCAAATAAAAGGAATTGGTAAGTGAAGAACTTCTTTGGCGCCTCACTTCTCGCCGTCGGCCTGACCTTCGGCAGCCTGGCCCACGCCGCCCCGACCCTGCTTAACGTTTCCTATGACGTGATGCGCGACTTCTACAAGGACTACAACGCAGCCTTCCAGAAACACTGGCAGGCCGAGCACAACGAAAACATCACCGTGCAGATGTCCTTTGGCGGTTCCAGCAAGCAGGCACGCTCGGTGATCGACGGGTTGCCGGCGGATGTCATCACCATGAACATGGCCACCGATATCAACGCCCTGGCGGATAACGGCAAACTGGTGCCCGAGAACTGGGTCACCCGCCTGCCGAACAACAGCGCCCCGTTCACCTCGGCCACCGTATTTATCGTACGCAAGGGCAACCCCAAGGCGTTGAAAGACTGGCCCGACCTGCTCAAGGACGGCGTGCAAGTGATCGTGCCCAACCCGAAAACCTCCGGTAACGGCCGCTACACCTACCTGTCGGCCTGGGGTTATGTGCTGAAGAACGGTGGCGATGAAAGCAAAGCCAAGGCCTTCGTCGGCAAACTGTTCAAGCAGGCTCCGGTACTGGACACCGGTGGCCGTGCCGCGACGACGACCTTCATGACCAACCAGATCGGCGATGTGCTGGTGACCTTTGAAAACGAAGCCGAGATGATCGCCCGCGAGTTCGGTCGCGATCAGTTCGAAGTGATCTACCCGAGCGTTTCCGCCGAAGCCGAGCCCCCGGTGAGCGTGGTCGACAAAGTGGTCGAGAAAAAAGGCTCCCGCGAAGCCGCCGAGGCCTACCTCAAATACCTGTGGTCGCCTGAAGGCCAGGAGATCGCCGCCGCCAACTACCTGCGCCCACGGGACCCGGCGGTGCTGGCCAAATACACCGACCGCTTCCCGAAAGTGGACTTCCTGTCGGTGGAAAAAACCTTTGGCGACTGGCGCACGGTGCAGAAGACTCACTTCAATGATGGTGGGATTTTCGACCAGATCTACAGCGGGCAGTAACGTCCCCTCCACATTGATCGTTCCTACGCTTCGCGTGGGAACGTATCCAATGGCGCTCTGCGTCAAAAAAGGACGCGCAGCGTCCCGGGCGGCATTCCCACGCAGAGCGAGGGAACGATCAGGCCTGTTTCATCATCAATAGAAAGCATGTCCGATATCAGTCACAAAGCCTGTTCCTGAGCCCCACAACTCTTTAGCCTCACGCCATCCTTTCAAGCTACTGACGAGATAGCCATGAGTGCCCATCCCTCCTCCGTGCCCGCCGGTACAAGCCTGACCCGCGGCATGGTCCTGTTGTTCGCCTTTTGCTGCGGGGCCATCGTC
Coding sequences within:
- a CDS encoding urea transporter; translation: MPNPHCPDWANALLNGFSQIFLQRHPLCGLLCLLAILFSAPALFGGALLGGVAGLLTAQRRGYAKADRQAGLFSYNGILLGLLLSLALPWSALLPPLIIACAGLSAMLTQQWLKRTRGPRCLSAYTAPFVGLGWLLLSFTAPQSTPTSIEMTMPNLLAAHLSGLGQVMFLGQPVAGALIATGLLIANRRALGWALFGSAAGLAFTLLHHDTAQALSGLGGYNPALVALALSQQRRQPWLPLAGVLLALLLAPGFTALGLAPLTAPFILACWLIQATGRAWHQASLDAAPCALRGNHPRLR
- a CDS encoding sulfate ABC transporter substrate-binding protein — its product is MKNFFGASLLAVGLTFGSLAHAAPTLLNVSYDVMRDFYKDYNAAFQKHWQAEHNENITVQMSFGGSSKQARSVIDGLPADVITMNMATDINALADNGKLVPENWVTRLPNNSAPFTSATVFIVRKGNPKALKDWPDLLKDGVQVIVPNPKTSGNGRYTYLSAWGYVLKNGGDESKAKAFVGKLFKQAPVLDTGGRAATTTFMTNQIGDVLVTFENEAEMIAREFGRDQFEVIYPSVSAEAEPPVSVVDKVVEKKGSREAAEAYLKYLWSPEGQEIAAANYLRPRDPAVLAKYTDRFPKVDFLSVEKTFGDWRTVQKTHFNDGGIFDQIYSGQ
- a CDS encoding ion transporter, giving the protein MDSSNNWRERLYVMIFQSDTVAGRRFDSALLLIILASLVIVMLDSIDSVHKNYAPLLAAIEWGFTFIFIVEYGLRLYCSPKPLRYAFSFYGLVDLLAIVPGILALYYSDAQYLLIIRIIRMLRIFRVLKLSPYLKQANYLLAALRGSKQKIIVFLVSVSTLVTVFGTLMYVIEGPGNGFTSIPKGIYWAIVTLTTVGFGDIVPKTPLGQVVSSLVMITGYSIIAVPTGIFTAELATAMRGDQLKHDCPVCSKNNHEQGAAFCSRCGNALFKKLE